A stretch of DNA from Salvelinus sp. IW2-2015 linkage group LG20, ASM291031v2, whole genome shotgun sequence:
tcacctttcagcaggacaataacctaaaacacaaggtcaaatctacactgaagtttcttaccaagaagacagtgaatgttcctgagtggccaagttacagttttgacttaaatctacttgaaaatattgctagacctgaaaatggttgtctatcaatgatcaacaaccaatttgacagagcttgaagaattttgaaaagaataatggacaaatgttgcccaatccaggtgtggaaagtgcaacattgccaaaggtgcttctacaaagtattggctcaggggtatgaatacttacgtGAATTAGATGTGTGCATTTCATTTTCactacatttgcaacaatttctaaaaacctgttttcactttgtcattatggggtattgtgtgtagatgggtgataaataaaatgaattgaatactttctgaaggcactctgaatgtgtattaaagtagtcaaaagtttagtatttggtcccatattcctaatgtgcaatgactacatcaaacttgtgactacaaacttgttggatgcatttgcagttggttttagttgtgtttcagatgattttgtgcccaatagaaattaatggtaaataatgtattgtgtcattttggagtcacttttattgtaaataacaatataatatattTCGGAACACTTCTAKATTATTGTGGCTGCTACCATAATTAttgataatcctgaatgaatcgtgaataataatgagtgagaaagttacagaggcataaatatcataccccccctaacctcccctgttattggtaatggtgagagMTTAGCATGTCTTGGATGCATGTCCCTGCAAATACATCACAATGTAATGGTCTGGCTATGACGTCATGGTCTGGTAGTATACtgattgggattttttttttttatgtataattTCGGTGAccataataaaaatacaaataaattacacaacatatatgAGATTTTGCAAAGTGGACAAAAATACCCAGATAACAACCAAAATATTGGCTTTTTATAGTCCTGACATTGCTTCAACCAGAAACATATTTAAACCAAATAACATCATTATGAATTTTGCCTGTTGGGTTTAAGTGGTTCATAAAAAcaatttgataccattccattgacaaAAWCTTTGAAAAGACAGATAATTTGAACTAAAAGTTGTGTTCATCATCCAACAAAGTACTGCATAGATCATCAAATAAGGACAACAACATAACATCAAGCAGTAAAAGGTGTAAAATAAGTGAAAATAAGAAAATTAACCAAACTTACATGAGATGAAGAACAATATGCCTGCAGCAAAGGTTTTGTCAAACCTGTCGAAGGACGAGTAGTGGATGAAGGCCATGATGCCGATGATGATGCCCATGAAACACGCCAAGAGGGAGAGGATCATGAGTGCTCGGGTGGCATCCATGTGGGCTGCAGGGGTCAAAGGTTAACAGGGGTCGTCAGGGTACAAGAGTGGCTGACCCTGGCCTGTTCTGACCTGACAAACTACCCATATTGGTAAAACATTTGAATTGTGCTTGGCAAATGATAATCTTATTATGGAAAGCATGCTTATGCTGTGACTAGGATAATGACTCTTTTGTGCCAAAATCACCAATTCAAATGCAATTGTTCACTGATGGATAAGGCGRAAATGCAGTTTAGATACAAAGCGTGATATAAGAATAGTTTTAGTCAATGGAAGTTCAAATCAATCCTTTCTGGGGGTTTTCGGGTTACACTTTGCTTCCTGGACTTTGCCTTTTTATAAACAGATGTGGTGTGATTGACATAGCTTCAATCACAACATATCGTGATTCTTAAGTGACAAGCCGTACCAATGACATGGCACAAAAAATTGAAATAGCACCTCTCATTTGTTATGGCTTGTTATGAACAGTTATGACATGTGTTGGGTGTTATCACAGTGTTATGACATTATTGTGTGCACTGGCCGTAGTCCTCACCAATACTTTCGTTGTGTGTGAAGCATTTCCCCGGCATGCAGTACCGCCACAGGCCCTGATGCATGTAGTTGTTGGAGTGCCGGTACTGAATCCAATAATCGGTTGCCGTGGAAACAATCAGGAGGATGTTCCCCACGCCTGCACAGAACAGCCCTCCGCCCATGAAGCTGTACATCCTGCACCTGCAGActgatagaaacacacacacacacacacacacacacacacacacacacacacacacacacaacacaacacacacactgatgaggATGAGGTCACTTAGCATACGGGGGTCAGCTGCGGCCCCctctcaacatacacacacacttcagggagaGAGGGCCAAAGTGTCTGTAATTGCATTGTAATGAACACATCATTTCCACTGGATTGAATCGAGGGGTCACAGGCATGGGTCTACTCTGAGGTCCACTTTGTTCTCTGGGAGATCAGTGAGAAAGGATGGGCCCTCACAGGCACCTTTTATATTATCGAGCTTCACTCAGGGCATCTGCCCAGGATAACTTTGATATTTGATACATGGATTGTCTACTTGTTCCACCTGAAAACAATATTGTCTACCAAACCCTAGTTGTTCTCATTTaaatttctcaatttatttcaaaTTAAATAGATTTACATGGCAGGTTATGTCTGGTAAAATATTGTTAATAAACATTGCAAATATAGTATATCCACATTTTAATGCAGATTTTTTTGTGTCTCTATGTATTGTTGTTCTAATAGCAGAATTTGTAAAATACATTAACATTAAATCTGTCATCCCTCTCAGATTCAGCTCCACTTTTCCTCTTACTGTGAGAATAGACACTAATTTGCCATAGATACTCCTATCAATCAGCTATCGGCTTTACACTCGCCAGAAGAGGGCAACCTAGTTGTTTTTGGTGTCACCCATATGGATTAAATCCATATTACCCTAATATTCCATCCATACCCTTTTTACACCAACAAAATGGCTGTTTATGATTTGGTGGGGATTTTACAAAGGTCTATAACTGATTCTACAGGCTaaatatttggtaaatatttctcACAGTGGTTCAATAACCAGACTATTCCCAAACGCAATAATAATTGTATTGCTCTTTTTCCAATACAGCAGATAGCATGTGCCGATGCTATCAATGCAAGTTGGTGATATCAACATGTACATCTATATTCTCATGAATTTATGTAGTATAGTCATTCATTTGAATATTTAGAATATAAATCTACATTTATACTGGAAAGAATCAGAGCTTGACtgtcacacacaatcacacaaaatAATTATTTCCAAGATGTCATTATTGCATAAATTCAACCACACGCTGACGAGCTTACCTTTATTGACCCCTTTTATGAAGACTAAGTGACTCTGTATTGAAGTCGGGTTGCCTGACAAAATACAACAAGGCCCCTATAATGCCAAGACAGGCAGATTTCCAGCAGGCTAATAGCGCTAACGTTTGAGTCGGTGAATAGGGAAACGGGGGATAGAACAAACGGAGAGGGCAGACAAAGGGACCGGCGGAGAGCTAGCCAATCAGCGCGGACTAGTTTTGTCGTTTGGGAATCTGCTGAAAAAACAGAAATGTCTAAAGCTGGCAGGTTGAAGTTAATACTGATGACTGGGTGGTTTCTATTGAAAGTGGAGGGCTGAAGCAGCTATAATGGAGAGCAGGCCAGGCGTTAAATCAGAGACTCTGCCTCAACCAGTAGTGCTTATTTTAatttccaaaacaaacaaaagtcaCAGAAAATTCAGCAAATATTCTCCCAATTAGTCTTTGCTTGTCCCATTTTTGATTCAAAGGTATTTGTTTATAGATGCAAGCTCTAAGAGGTACTCATATCATTTTGTGAGGCATACTCACAATTTCCAGATATACTCTATATGAGAGTTTACCATGATTGGTTCTATATACAGTCAGGACCATCATTATTTGCATCCTTGAATAACATGAGccaaaaagactgtataaaataaataatacaaatactgagcaatattctgtgattttttttttgtttaaattatattattttatacaactacaattgcttagagaaagatattttgtttaacaagtaatacaaacaTATCAAAGGGGGGTAAAAATTATTGTcatccctgttttcaatactctagcacctTTCCCTTGCGAGGTAACGACGCTgaacctttttctaaaatgttttacgaGATTGgataacacattgggagggatcttggaccattcctccatacagaatctttccagatccttgatatccttcggctgtgcttatggactgccctcttcaattcaaacccaTTTTGATTAGTGTTTGGGGTTATtgccttgctggaagatccacttgtggccaagtgtcagcctcctggcagaggtaaccaggtttttggcaaaaatgtcctggtgcatggtaaagttcatgatgccgttgaccttaacaagggccccaggtccagtggaagcaaaatagctccataacatcaaagatccaccaccatattttactgtaggtatgaggtacttttctgcatatacTTTTGTTTTTCAAgtccaaacccaccactggtgtgcatggcctaggagctctattttcatgtcatctgaccatagcaccatTTTCAATCCAAGTYCCAATGCCGTTTATAAAACTCCAGgaagtgctatggtcagatgacatgaagaTAGAGCTCTTTTATCCTCTCAAGGGgaaggtgctggagtattgaaaacacaGGTGTCACTCATGTTGACCACGATCCAAAAATTTTATATAATAATAGtactttctctgagcaattgtattagtataaaatataaaataatataatttcccttttttttgcATTCAATATAGCTATTTATAATATAGCAGTTCATCT
This window harbors:
- the LOC111980268 gene encoding lens fiber membrane intrinsic protein-like; its protein translation is MYSFMGGGLFCAGVGNILLIVSTATDYWIQYRHSNNYMHQGLWRYCMPGKCFTHNESIAHMDATRALMILSLLACFMGIIIGIMAFIHYSSFDRFDKTFAAGILFFISCFFVLLAMAVYTGVTINYYGKRYGNWRFSWSYIIGWVSVVLTFFSGIFYMCAYRMHECPRNSNSH